A genomic segment from Neisseria perflava encodes:
- the uvrB gene encoding excinuclease ABC subunit UvrB — protein sequence MEVIQYPNSPFKLHQPFPPAGDQPAAIAGLLEGLSDGLAYQTLLGVTGSGKTYTMANVIAQSGRPAIIMAHNKTLAAQLYAEMREFFPENAVEYFVSYYDYYQPEAYVPSRDLFIEKDSAINEHIEQMRLSATKNLMTRDDVIIVATVSAIYGIGDPTEYQQMVLSVKEGDTIEQRDIIATLVSMQYERGDLDFKRGSFRVRGDVIDVYPAESSENALRISLFDDEIDRLDMFDPLSGSLHQRVGRYTVFPSSHYVTPRDTVLRACESIKEELRERIEFFAREQRPVEQQRIEQRTRFDLEMLYEMGFCKGIENYSRHFSGKKEGEPPPTLMDYLPDNAIMFIDESHVTVTQIGGMYKGDASRKQNLVDYGFRLPSARDNRPLKFHEFEKVMPQTIFVSATPAKYEEEHAGQVVEQVVRPTGLVDPQIIIRPVATQVDDLMSEINDRIQKGERVLVTTLTKRMAEQLTDYYSELGIKVRYLHSDIDTVERVEIIRDLRLGLFDVLVGINLLREGLDIPEVSLVAILDADKEGFLRSHRSLIQTIGRAARNVNGVAILYADKITDSMKAAIDETERRREKQIKFNEEHDIVPQQIKKQVKDIIDGVYHEEDSGKGRLKGKNKVKVGEIHNEEDAIKEIAKLEKAMQQAARDLQFEEAAVLRDRIRGIKENLLF from the coding sequence ATGGAAGTCATCCAATATCCCAATTCTCCGTTTAAACTCCATCAGCCATTTCCTCCTGCCGGTGACCAGCCCGCTGCCATTGCCGGCTTGCTCGAAGGGCTTTCAGACGGCCTGGCCTATCAAACCTTGCTTGGTGTAACCGGTTCGGGTAAAACCTACACCATGGCGAACGTCATTGCTCAAAGCGGCCGCCCTGCTATCATCATGGCGCACAACAAAACCCTTGCCGCCCAGCTTTATGCAGAAATGCGCGAGTTTTTCCCCGAAAACGCGGTGGAATATTTCGTCTCCTACTACGACTATTATCAGCCTGAAGCCTATGTGCCCAGCCGCGATTTGTTCATCGAAAAAGACAGCGCGATCAACGAACACATCGAGCAGATGCGCCTTTCCGCCACCAAAAACCTGATGACGCGCGACGACGTGATTATCGTCGCCACCGTGTCCGCCATTTACGGTATCGGTGACCCGACCGAATATCAACAAATGGTGTTGTCCGTCAAAGAAGGCGATACCATCGAGCAGCGCGACATCATTGCCACACTCGTTTCCATGCAGTACGAACGCGGTGATTTGGACTTCAAACGCGGCAGCTTCCGTGTACGCGGCGACGTGATTGACGTGTACCCTGCTGAAAGCTCCGAAAACGCCTTGCGCATCAGCCTGTTCGATGACGAAATCGACCGACTCGATATGTTCGACCCGCTTTCAGGCAGCCTGCACCAACGCGTCGGCCGCTACACCGTCTTCCCATCCAGCCACTACGTTACCCCGCGCGACACCGTCTTGCGCGCCTGCGAGTCCATCAAAGAAGAATTGCGCGAACGCATTGAATTTTTTGCCCGCGAACAACGCCCTGTCGAACAACAACGCATTGAACAGCGCACCCGCTTCGACCTCGAAATGCTCTACGAAATGGGCTTCTGCAAAGGCATCGAAAACTACTCCCGCCACTTCTCCGGAAAAAAAGAAGGCGAACCGCCGCCCACGCTGATGGACTACCTGCCCGACAACGCTATCATGTTCATCGACGAAAGCCACGTTACCGTCACCCAAATCGGCGGCATGTACAAAGGCGACGCATCGCGCAAGCAAAACCTCGTGGACTACGGCTTCCGCCTGCCTTCCGCCCGAGACAACCGACCGCTCAAGTTCCACGAATTTGAAAAAGTCATGCCGCAAACCATTTTCGTTTCCGCCACCCCCGCCAAATACGAAGAAGAACACGCCGGACAAGTAGTCGAACAAGTCGTCCGCCCCACCGGGCTGGTCGATCCCCAAATCATCATCCGCCCCGTCGCCACCCAAGTTGATGACTTAATGAGCGAAATCAACGACCGCATCCAAAAAGGCGAACGCGTGCTCGTTACCACCCTCACCAAACGCATGGCGGAACAACTCACCGACTATTACAGCGAACTCGGCATCAAAGTGCGCTACCTGCACAGCGACATTGATACCGTAGAGCGTGTTGAAATTATTAGAGATTTGCGGCTCGGATTGTTTGACGTACTCGTCGGCATCAACCTCTTGCGCGAAGGCTTGGACATCCCCGAAGTCTCCCTCGTCGCTATCCTCGACGCTGACAAAGAAGGCTTCCTGCGCTCCCACCGCAGCCTGATTCAAACCATAGGCCGAGCCGCGCGCAACGTGAACGGTGTCGCCATCCTGTACGCCGACAAAATTACCGATTCCATGAAAGCCGCCATCGATGAAACCGAACGCCGCCGCGAAAAACAGATTAAATTCAACGAAGAACACGACATCGTGCCGCAGCAGATTAAAAAACAGGTCAAAGACATCATCGATGGCGTGTACCACGAAGAAGACAGCGGCAAAGGCCGTCTGAAAGGCAAAAACAAAGTCAAAGTCGGCGAGATTCACAATGAAGAAGACGCGATTAAAGAAATCGCCAAACTGGAAAAAGCCATGCAGCAGGCAGCTAGGGATTTGCAGTTTGAAGAAGCGGCTGTGTTGCGGGATAGGATTCGGGGGATTAAAGAGAATTTGTTGTTTTAA
- a CDS encoding type IV pilin protein: MYLKAFDGKRNGAAVQRGYSLIQLLVVMLLVSILATAALTAYRESVRSANLRAAHAALLENARFMEQFYAKKGSFKLTSTKWPELPVKEAGGFCIRMNGQAKGILEGKFTLKAVALDREAEPRVLRLNESLTAVVCGKMKVKGSCTDGEEIFRGNDAECKPFTG, translated from the coding sequence ATGTACTTAAAAGCATTTGACGGAAAACGGAATGGGGCAGCTGTACAGAGGGGCTACTCCTTGATACAGCTGTTGGTGGTGATGCTGCTGGTTTCGATATTGGCGACGGCGGCATTGACTGCCTATCGGGAGTCAGTCCGTTCGGCCAACTTGCGTGCGGCTCATGCCGCCCTGCTGGAAAATGCGCGCTTTATGGAGCAGTTCTATGCGAAAAAGGGCAGCTTTAAGCTGACGTCGACGAAGTGGCCGGAGCTGCCGGTGAAGGAGGCGGGCGGTTTCTGCATTCGGATGAACGGTCAGGCTAAGGGGATCCTGGAAGGGAAGTTTACCCTGAAGGCGGTGGCTCTGGACAGGGAGGCGGAGCCGAGAGTATTACGCTTGAACGAGTCGTTGACGGCGGTAGTGTGCGGGAAGATGAAGGTGAAGGGAAGCTGTACGGACGGTGAGGAGATATTTAGGGGCAATGATGCGGAGTGTAAGCCTTTTACGGGGTAG
- a CDS encoding ComEA family DNA-binding protein encodes MKKFLFGAFAAVCAAFSLAAVNINTASSAELEALPGIGPAKAKSIVEYRQKNGAFKSVEELKNVKGIGDAVLNKLKAEATVSSAAPKAAQPAVKK; translated from the coding sequence ATGAAGAAATTTTTATTTGGTGCATTTGCCGCCGTCTGTGCAGCATTCTCTTTGGCCGCCGTGAATATCAATACCGCGTCTTCTGCCGAACTGGAGGCTTTGCCGGGTATCGGTCCGGCTAAGGCGAAATCGATTGTGGAATACCGTCAGAAGAACGGTGCGTTCAAATCGGTGGAGGAGCTGAAAAACGTGAAGGGCATCGGTGATGCGGTGCTGAACAAGTTAAAGGCGGAGGCGACGGTTTCTTCTGCCGCGCCTAAGGCCGCACAGCCTGCCGTGAAAAAATAA